In the Sandaracinus amylolyticus genome, AACGCCTACCGCACGACGATGACGTACTCGTTCGACGCGAGCCCGATCGGCGCGGTCTCGTCGCTGAGCGCCGCGAGGTCCACCACCTGCGCGACCCGCGCGAGCGACGGCGCGGTGTATTGCTTCGGCGAAGGACAGCAGCTCTTCGCGGTCCAGACCGAGCCCTACTACTCGTACGTGCCGTTCCGCATCACGGGCATGAGCGGCGTCGAGGTCGTCGGCGGCCAGCTGCACTTCTGCCTGCGCTCGGCGACCGGCTCGGTGCGCTGCTGGGGCCGGAACGAGAGCGGCGAGCGCGGCGACGGAACGCGGCTGAGCGTGACCGCGCCGACGAGCACGCTCGCGATCACCGACGCCGTCCAGCTCGCGGCGGGCAGCTCGCACACCTGCGCGCGTCGCGCGTCGGGCGCGGTCGCGTGCTGGGGCCTCGACAGCTCCGCTCAGGTGAGCGGCGGCGGGCCCGAGCTCGGAACGTGCGGGTGCTCGACCATGCCGCTCGACGTGCCGGGGCTCGCCGACGCGATCGACATCTCCGCGGGCGCCGCGCACACCTGCGCCGTGCGCGCGAACGGACGCGTCGTGTGCTGGGGCTCCAACGAGACCGGTCAGCTCGGCGCGTGGGCGCTGCGCGACGTCACCGGCCTGCCCTGATCGCGGCGCTCGCTCGACACCCGGTCGCGCCTTGCCGTAGCGTGCTCCCGTGAAGCTTTCCAGCCACACGCTGCTCGCGCTCTGCCTCGTCCTCTCGACGTTCGGGTGCGACGAGGCGCCGCCTCACGTCGAGCGTCCACCCGCGCCCGAGCACGACGGAGTCCACTCGTTCGCGAGCGGCTGCTACGCGATGGACGCGACCGAGCCCGGCAGCACCAACACGCGCTGGCTCGTCGCGGCGCCGGGTGGCGAGACGTTCACGTTCTCCGCGACCACGCAGGACGCGGGCGCGCGCTTCACGATGCGCGCCGCCGATCTCGGCACCTATCTGTTCTTCGACGCCGAGCGCCACTACCTCGTCGCCCAGGAAGGCACGCTCGCGCGCACGTCCGAGCTGCTCTCCGACGTGCTGCTGATCGACGACACCTACCAGTCGCCGGCCGAGTGGGATCTCGAGCCCTCCGCCCACGATCCCGATCGCTTCCAGCTCGTGCACCGCGCGAGCGGCCGCTACCTCGGCACCCGCGGCCTGGTCGACGACGAAACGCGCGCCGCGGTGATCGCGCTCTATCCGACCACCGGCTGCGCCGAGTTCCCCGAGCTCACGCTCGACGCCGAGGGCACGATCGATCCGCAGCGCTTCGACGACGGCGCGGTGTACGGCATCGTCGAGACCCACGGTCACCTCTTCAGCAACGCGGGGTTCGGTGGCGGCGGCCAGTACCACGGCGCGCCCTTCCATCGCCTCGGCGTCGAGCACGCGCTGCCGAGCTGCGAGCCCTTCCACGGCATCGACGGCCGTCGCGACCTGATCGGCTTCGCGTTCGCGGGCCTCGGCGATCTCGACGTCGACGCGCTGCTCCCCGCACTGATCACCGGCCAGACCCCCGAGCCGAACCACGCGACCGACGGCTACCCGACCTTCACGGACTGGCCGAATTCCTGGGGCAGCGCGACGCACCAGACGATGTACTACCGCTGGCTCGAGCGCGCGTGGATGGCGGGCCTGCGCCTCTTCGTGCAGCACGCGACGAGCAACTCGGTCCTCTGCGAGTTCATGGCGGGCCTGCCCGGCGCCTCGCCCACTCGCTACTCGTGCAACGACATGGTCGCGACCGAGCGCTCGATCGAAGCGGCGTACGCGCTCGAGCGCTACGTCGACGCGCAGTGGGGCGGTCCGGGCCGCGGCTGGTTCCGCATCGTGACGACGCCCGAGGACGCGCGCCGCGTGATCGACGAGGGCAAGCTCGCGGTGATCCTCGGCATCGAGACGTCGAACCTCTTCGACTGCTTCCTCACGCCGCGCGAGGGCTTCCCCACCTGCGACGAGGCGCACGTGCGCGCGCAGCTCGACCGCTATCACGAGCTCGGCGTCCGCGCGATCTTCCCGGTGCACAAGCTCGACAACGCGTTCTCCGCGGGCGACGGCGATCGACGCGTCGGACAGATCGGCAGCTTCGTGAACAGCGGCCACTGGTCGAGCTTCGTCCTCGACTGCCCCGTCGTGGACTCGGTCTTCGATCACGGCGACGTCGTGTTCGGCGGGCTCAACATGCCGCGCGAGGACTATCTCGCGCCCGCGCCCAACGACATGAGCGGCTTCGCAGACAACCCGATCGGCACGCTCCGGCCCTTCCTCGCCAACCTCCAGGAGCCGCCGCTCGAAGGCGACTACTGCCAGAGCGCGGGCCTCACCGCGCTCGGCGAGACGCTGATCCGCGAGCTCATGCAGCGCGGGATGATCATCGAGGTCGATCACCTCCCGCGCCGCTCGTTCCTGCGCGCGTACGAGCTGCTGATCGAGGCCGACTACCCCGCGGCGGGCACCCACGGCAACACCCACGGCGGCGTGATCTACGAGCTCGGCGGCGTGTCGAAGACCGGGCTCGGTCGCTGCAGCGCGCCCGATCGCCCGGGCGCGATGGGCGATCGACTGCGCGACCGCATCGCGCTCATCCAGGCGCACGGCGGCTATCCCGCCGAGGGCTTCGGGTTCGACCTCAACGGCTTCGCCGGTGGCCCGCGCCCGCGCTTCGGCGAGGACAGCGACTGCGGCACGCCGCAGGCGAACGGAATGGAGTACCCGTTCGAGTCGTACCGCGGCGACGTCACGTTCACCGCGCCCCACCTCGGCGAGCGCGACGTCGACTTCGACACCGAGGGCATGCTCCACATCGGACTGATGCCCGAGCTGATCGAGGACGCGCGCAACGACGGAGTCACCGACGAAGACCTCGAGCCGCTCTTCCGCTCCGCCGAGGGCTACCTGCGCATGTGGGAGCGCGCCGAGGCGAGATCCGCGGAATTGCGAGGAGAATAGCGAGCACACCGAGTGCTCCGCGCGCGGCGCACGGAGCGCTCTACGTTCTTCGCAAGCACGCGATCTTTTTCTCGAAATCGCGTGACCCGAAGCGCGGCGGCCCTCGCTACTGACCGCACGCCATGCTCGCACGCCGCCGCTTTCTCCAGGGTCTCGCGCTCACGGCAGCCGCCGCACCGTTCACCTCGTTCGGACTGCGCGCGCTCGCAGGCCCCGGCGATCCGCCGCTGCGCCTCGTGCTGTGGCCGATGATGAACGGCGCGGACCCCTCGCACTTCTGGCCCTCGTCGGTCGGCGCGACCTCGCTCGTCACCGAGCCGCTCCGCGCGTTCGCCGATCAGATCACGTACGTGCGCGGCCTCAACGTGCAGGGCTCGGACAATCACTTCGCAGTCCGGAGCATCTTCACCGGCGCGCCGGTCCCCGACTACCTCACGGCCGATCCGCGCGTGCGCTCGCTCGACCAGGTGGTCTCGGCGCACGTCGACGCGTCGAGCCCGACGCCGGTGCGCAGCGTCCACCTCGGCGTGCGCCCCGCCGACAGCTACGACTTCTACCAGCTGTACGGGCGCTCCACGCTCTTCTTCACGCCCGACGGCCCGGTCGACTACGAGGCCTCGCCGGTCGCCGCGTACGATCGCCTCTTCGCGGGCGGCCCCGTCGATCCCGGTCCGATGGAGCCGGCGGTCGACGTCGAGGCCGAGGCGCTCGCGATCACCGAGGCCGAGCTCGGCGATCTCGGTGCGCGCGTGAACGGCCTGACCACCGAGCAGGAGAAGATCGCGCAGCACCTCGCGGCGGTGCGCGCGCTCCGCACCACCGGCGAGATGCCGCCTCCGACCACGGTGTCGTGCGAGACCGGCACGCTCGCGAGCGTCGAGCGCCTGCGCAGCGCGCTCCAGGGCAACCCGCGCGAGGCGTACAAGGACGAGCACTTCTCGAACATCTTCGACGCGCAGGTCGACGTGATGGCGCGCGCGATGACGTGCGGCCTCACCCGCGTCGCGACGCTGCAGGCGGGCTCGGCCGACGGCAACGTGCTGGTCCCGGTCAACGGCGGTCAGCCGCACCACAACACGTCGCACGGCGATCAGGCCCTCTTCGCGCGCTGCCAGGCCTGGTACATGGAGAAGCTCGCGCGCTTCCTCACCGCGATCAACGTGCCCGATCCGCTCGATCCGAGCGGCAACACGGTGCTCGCGAACACCTGCGTCGTGGTGATGGCGGAGTGCCTGCCCTCGTCGCACTCGAGCATGGGCGTGCCGACGATGATCATCGGCCGGCTCGGTGGGCGCCTGCGCACCAACGCGATCATCGACGCGGCGGGCGCGACGAACCGGCACGTCCTCAAGTCGATCTGCCGCGCGTTCGGCGTGAGCGACGCGGACAGCGGTCACTTCGGCGGCGACGAGCTCCGGGAGGTGCGGTCGTGAAGCTCGTGCAGGCGATCGTGATCATCGGCGCGCTCGCGATGGCGAGCGTCGGCTGCGTCGGCAACCTCGGCGACGGCGCGGCGGGGCCGAGCGGCAGCGGGCGTCCAGGGGACCCGAACAACCCGGGAAATCCGAACAACCCGCGCCCCAACGAGCCGGTGCCGGCGTGCCCCGACGGCGACGAGCTCGGCCCGCGCGTGCTGCGCAGGCTGACCGCGTCGGAGCTCGAGACGACGATCCGCAACGTGTTCACGCTCGACGCGACCGCGTGGAGCGGCCCGACCACGCCGCCCGACGCGGCGAGCGGCGACGGCTTCACCGGCGACGTCGATCGCCTGCGCGTGAACGAGACCTATGCGTCGCGCCTGCTCGAGACCGGCCGCGCGGTCGCCGACGCCGTGAGCGCGCAGCCGCGCCTCTCGACGCTGCTGCCCTGCGCGACCACCGGCGACGAGGCGTGCGCGCGCAACTTCGTCACGACCTACGCGCGTCGTCTCTTCCACCGGCCGCCGACCGACGCCGAGCTCAACCGCTACCTCGACGCGTACCGCCGGATCACCCCGGCCGCGGGCTTCGCGACGTGGGTGCGCACCGCGACGATCGCGATGGTGCAGTCGCCGCACGTGGTGTGGCGCTCCGAGCTCGGCACGGTGTCGGGCGACGGCACCGCGCACCTCGCGGGCTGGGAGATCGCGACCGAGCTCGCGTACACGTACACCGGCGCGCCGCCCGACGATGCGCTCCTCGCGCGCGCCGAGCGTGGTGAGCTCGACGATCCCGCGATGGTGCGCGAGGTCGCGCGCTCGCTCGTGCTCGACGAGGCGGGCGCGGTGCGCCCCGCGTTCCGCCGCATCGCGCTGCGCTTCTTCGAGCAGTGGGCGGGCCTCGCGGCGCTGCCGAACATCACCAAGGACACCGAGCTCTATCCGGGCTTCACGCCCGCGGTGCGCGACGCGATGCGCCGCGAGCTCGACGCGTACTTCGATCACGTGATCCTCGAGGAGCGCGGCGGCGTCTCGGATCTGCTCACCTCGCCGAGCACCTACGTCGACGCGACGCTCGCGAGCTACTACGGCTTCGGCGCCGCGGGCGGTGGGGACATGATCGAAGCGGAGCGCCCGGACGGCTGGGGCATCGGCCTCCTCGCGCAGGGTGGCTGGCTCAGCGTGCAGGCCAACGCGGAGATCACCTCGCCCACGCGCCGCGGTCACTTCATCCGCGATCGCATCCTCTGCCAGGAGATCCCGCCGCCGCCGCCGACCGTCGGTCCGCTGCCCGAGGTCGACGTCGGCAGCGTCAGCACCCGCGAGCGCTACGAGGTGCTCCACGCGTCGAACGAGTCGTGCAACAGCTGCCACCGCCTGATGGATCCGATCGGCTTCGGCTTCGAGCACCTCGACGCGGCGGGCCGTCGTCGCGAGACGGAAGGGCGCTTCGAGATCGACGACACCGGTCGTCTCACGAACGTGAGCGCGGGTGACATCGAGTTCGAGGGCGCGGAGGAGATCGCGGCGCACCTGGCCGAGCTCCCCGAGGTCGAAGGCTGCATCGCGACGTGGGTCGCCCGCCACGCCTACGCGATCGATCGCCACGACGCCGCGTGCATGGCCGCGAGCGCGCGCCCGCAGCTCGAGCAGGACGGCGGCAGCTTCGTCGACCACTGGATCGCGCTCGCCGGCACCGCCCACTTCACCAGCCGCCGCTGATCACGACTGGCCGCTGACACGCGACGCCGCAGTGCGCGGCGCGACGAGCTCCACGATCCCGCGAGGAGACCTTCGCCTCCTCCCACCCACCATCTCCTCGTGGGCTCGTGGACTTCGTCGCGCCGCGCACTCGTTTCTTCACGCGTCGCACATCGAGAGCGCGGCGATCACGAGCAGCGCCGTGCGCCGCAGCGTCGGCTCGTCCGCACCCTCGACGCGCAGCCCGAGCCCGCTGCTGCCCTCGAAGCGCACCACGCCGTCGTCGATCGTCGCCGCGCCGGTCCCGTCCGCGCGAACCAGTCGATCGCCGGTCACCTCGAAGCGCACCGCGCCGCTCGCGTCGACCACCTGCGCGCCGTCCGCGAGCTGCAGCACGATCGCTTCGCTCGCGGCATCGCGCACCGAGCCGTCGCGCGCGATCACGCGCTCGCAATCGCGTCGATGCAGCCGCCCGTCGGCATCGAGCACCGCGAACGGCTCGCTCGCGCGCTCGTCGACGAGCACCAGCGCGCCGAGCGCGAGCTCGTCCGCCGCACGCTCGTCCTCGCTCGCCACGTGCGCGCGCGCCTCGGTCCATCCCGCGTAGCTCGGCCCGCCGCACCCCGCGAGCGCGACCATCATCCACACTGCGCGTCGCATCAGCACCCCACGCGCTCGGCGGCTCGAGCCGTCCCGCGAAGTCGAGAACGCGAACGGGAATTTCGGCACGTGCATGCGAGTCGATGACGCATCGGCTCGCAACGCTACTCGACCGAGCCAGGTGCCACCACTCGCAGCCGCCTGCCTCGTCTGCTGTGTTCGCCTATATTCGCCCCCGCCGACCGCTCAGCGCGATCGGCGAGGAGTTGGAATCATGAGAACGATGCTCGCGTCCCTCGGCGTGCTCGCGGTGCTGATCGCCGTTCCCCTCGCGGCGTTCGCCGACGCATGGACCACCACAGGGTTGATCACCGACTACCAGGACGGCGGCAACGGCGCCGAGATCATCATTGCCGGATCGACCAACGGAGAAGGCGCGACGTGCGCCAACGGTTCGAGCTACGTCGTCCCGTTCTCGACGCTGACCGACGCGCAGCGCGCGCGCTACAGCCAGGCACTGCTCGCCGCGCATCTCGCGGGACGTCCCGTCAGAGTTCGCGTGTCATCGACCTGCAGCGCGGGCGGCTACCGGCAGTACTACGCCGTGCGCATCGACTGACCGAGTCCGAACGCGCGAAGGCCCGGCGAGCACGCGGCTCGTCGGGCCTTCGTCGCTTCGCACGCCGCGCGATCAGCGCGTGAGCTTGCGGTACTTGATACGGTGCGGGCGGTCCGCCTCGGCGCCGAGGCGCTTCTTCCGATCCGCCTCGTAGTCCTGGTACGTGCCCGTGAACCACACGACGTTCGAGTCGCCCTCGAACGCCAGGATGTGCGTCGCGATGCGGTCGAGGAACCAGCGATCGTGCGACGTGATCAGCGCGACGCCGGGCCACTCGAGCAGCGCGCCCTCGAGCGATCGCAGCGTCTCGACGTCGAGGTCGTTCGTCGGCTCGTCGAGCAGCAGCACGTTGCCGCCCTGCGTGAGCACCTTCGCGAGGTGAACGCGGTTGCGCTCACCACCGCTGAGCGTCTTCACGACCTTCTGCTGATCGCCGCCCTTGAAGTTGAAGAGGCCGACGTAGGCGCGCGACGGGATCTCCGTCTTGCCGACGACGATCTTGTCCTGGCCCTTCGAGATCTCCTTGAAGACCGTGTTGTCGGGCTCCAGCGCGTCGCGCGACTGGTCGACGTACATGAGCTTCACGGTCTCGCCGACCTTGATGTCGCCGCCGTCGGGCTTCATCTGGCCGGTGATCATCCGGAACAGCGTCGTCTTGCCGGCGCCGTTGGGGCCGATGATGCCGACGATCGCGCCCTTCGGGATGAGGAACGAGAGGTTCTCGTAGAGCAGGCGATCACCGAACGACTTGCTGACGTTCTTCGCCTCGATGACGGTGTCGCCCAGGCGCTCGCCCGGCGGGATGAAGATCTCGTTGTCGGTGCGCTTGGCCTTCTGCGCCTCGCTCACCAGCGACTCGTAGGCCTGCAGGCGCGCCTTGCTCTTCGCCTGTCGCGCCTTGGGCGACTGGCGCACCCACTCGAGCTCCTGCGCGATCTTCCGCTTCCGCGCCGAGTCCTGCTTCTCCTCGACCTCGAGGCGCTTCTCCTTCTGCTCGAGCCAACCGGTGTAGTTGCCCTTGAAGGGATAGGCCTCGCCGCGATCGAGCTCGAGGATCCACTCCGCGACGTTGTCGAGGAAGTAGCGGTCGTGGGTGATCGAAACGATCGTGCCCGGGTACTCGTGCAGGTGCGTCTCGAGCCACGCGACCGACTCGGCGTCGAGGTGGTTCGTGGGCTCGTCGAGGAGCAGCAGATCCGGCTTCTGCAGCAGCGTGCGGCAGAGCGCGACGCGTCGCTTCTCACCACCCGAGAGGTGGTTCACGCTCTCCTCGGCCGGCGGCAGACGCAGCGCGTCCATCGCGATCTCGAGCGTCGTGTCGAGGTTCCAGCCGTCGCCCGCGTCGATGAAGTCCTGCAGCTTCGCCTGCTCGTCGAGCAGCTTCTGCATCTCGTCGTCGTCCGAGACCTCGCCGAGCTTCATCGAGATCTCTTCGAACTTCGCGAGCGCGTCGCGCATCGGCTGCACGGCCTCGTGCACGACGTCGATCACGCGGCGATCACGCCCGATGTCCGGCTCCTGCGGGACGAACCCGACCCTCGCGCCGGGGCGGATCCAGGCCTCGCCCGTGAAGTTCTTGTCCTCGCCCGCCATGATGCGGAGGAGCGACGACTTGCCCATGCCGTTCGGGCCGATGACGCCGATCTTCGCGCCCGGGATGAACGACAGGTAGAGGTCCGTGACGATGCGCTTGTCGGGCGGATGGACCTTCGTCACGCCCTTCATGGTGAAGATGTAGTCGGTCATCGCTGAGCCGCGTGATCTCGCATGAAAGTGCCGGAGAGGGAAGGGGCGCGCCGCGCGCCCATCGAGCAGGTCCGCCCCGCCCGGCTGGTCATGACGGCATCAGAGCCCGGGCATCGCCTCGGCCGTGCTCGTGAGCTTCACGGAGTCCATCAGGAAGTGGACGAAGGGCATGCCCGTCGTGGGGGTCGGCTGTCCGCGGTAGAGCCCGAGTCGGACGGAGAACGAGTCGCACACGCCCGGCTGGGGTGGATCGAGCGCGCGCGGACAAGCGCTGCCCGGCGGGTGCGTGGGGGTGAACCCCCAGACCAACGTGCTCGCGTGCACGGGCGGACGATCGCTGAACGCGAAGCTCAGTCCCTGGTCGCGCCAGATCCGGATCGAGCCCTCGTGCGCGGCCTGGGGCCGCATCTCGATGTGGAAGTTGTACCAGCGGTCCTTGTCGATCACTTCCGTGTGGAACACGCGGTGTGTCGCTTCGCGCTCGTCGCCCTCCCGCGGGACGCCGTGCATCGCGTCGTTCGAGTAGAGGAACAGGAGGCGAACCGTGTCCGGCGTCTCCGGCGTCGTCGCGTCCAGCGCGATCGCGAACGCTGGGCGCCGCGCGGCCACGCCAACGCCCCCATGCGCCTGCCACGCCTGCATGATCACGACGTCTTCCGCCGGATAGCCGGGATAGACCGGGATCTCGTCGGTGCGCGAGTCGACGCGCAGGTAGAAGCGGAGATAGCGCGTGTCCCCGAGGCGCATCGCGGTCTCGTCCACCGACCAATTCGACAGCTCGATCTCGAAGCGATCGGTCCACTCGATCGTACGAGGCCATCGGTAGCCCGTGATCGACAGACACTCGGGACCATGGTCGATGCACCCGACGCGTGAGATCCGACCGTGGGCGCGCTCGAGGAACTGCGTGCCATCGCGAACGACGTAGTCGCGGCCCGGCTCGTAGTACTCGAGGTGTGCATTCGAGCCCCAGCTCGGGATGCCCTCGAAGTAGCCGCCTTCACCCGTCACGCGCGCGACCACGCCCGTCTCGTTCAGTGGGGCAGTCGCCAGCGACACCGCGCCGTCCGAATCGGCGCGCTCGACGCCGGCGCCCTCACCCGTGCACCCAATCGCTGCGGCAATGACCGCGATGAAGATTGTGTCTCTCGTCATGCTTTCCTCTGCTCGGTCGATGTCGTCTTCACTCGCCGGGCATCGCCTGAGGCGTCCGGGTCAGCTTCACCGAGTCCATCCGATAGAAGACGAACGGCATCTCGCCGAGCGCGGCCGGCTGATGACGGTGCAGACCCACCCGAACCGCGAATCTGCCGGTCATGCCTGCGTTCCTCAGCAGGTCGTACCCCCACGCGACGGAGAGCGAAGCATTCGGCAGGGGCGCCGGAGTCGAGTCCGGGTAGTCGAAATTGAATGTGATGCCTGGATTCACCCAGACACGGATGCCGCCCGCGCGAGTCGTTCGCGGCGTCAGCTCGATCGCGAAGTTGTGCCAGCGGTCGGTGTCGATCTCGATCGCGTAGAGCTGCCGAGCGCTCACCGAATCATTCGAGTACTGGAACGACAGAGTGACCTTGTTCTCCGGGGTGTCGTTCGCCAGGAGCTCGATCTGGAATGGCGCACGCATCGCCGCGCCCGTGTGCGCCTGCCAGGCCTCGACGATGTACTGATGGTGCGAGGGGTCGCTCGGCAGTCGTGTCCGCGAACAACTGCTCACCCACACGTAGAAGCGCAGGTATCGTGTCGAGTCGAGCGTCAGCGCATTCTCGTCGCTCGGCGACGAGAGCTCGATCTGGAATCGATCGCGCGTGTCGAGCGGCCCCGCTCCGTCGGGGTCGGCGAGAACGGGCCATCCGGCCCCGACGAACGTCATGCAGTAGGCGCCGTGGATGCACGTGCTCGTCGGGCACGAGGAGCGGAACTCGGACGTGTTCTCCGGCTGGTCGTCCGGCCGCAGCCGATCGCGATCGATGCGTCCGTGGTGGCGCTCGGGCTCGAGGCTCGACTCGAGCACGTCGTACTCCCCTGCGCCCTCGACGTAGTGCGCGGTCACCGCCGTCGTCGGGCTCGGCAACCCGACGAACCGCGCGTTCTGACCGGTGACGCGCGCGACGACGTCGCCGGTCAGCTCCTCTTCAACCGCTCTCGCGGGTGCTGGGCTCTCGGGTGGTGCGCAACTGGCGAGCACGACGCAAGCGGCTGTCGCCGCGCCGAGCGCGAATGTCGACGAGTGCATCCGCGCAGCCTAGGCGCTCGTGGGCTGCAGGCAATCACGACCGCCGCTCTCGGGCGGGGAACAGAATGGCTCACTGCATGCGACTCGGACACGTTTGTCATGGCTGCTCGCGGCGCCGCCCAGCCACGCCGCCATGCGTTCACGCCTCGCACGATCCGTGCTAGACGTTCGCCGCGATGGAATCAGCCGTGCCGAGACATGCGCCGCAGGCGCGCATCGTCATGGTCATCCGCCTGTTGAACGAGCGAGTCGGCGGCGCGGAGCGCCTCTTCATCGACACCGCGAATTTGTTCGCCGAGGCCGGCTTCGAAGTCACGTGCCTCTATTGCGACGCGAAGCGCGGGAAGCCGTTCTATCCGATCTCGCCGAAGGTCACCGTCGTCAACCTCCACGGGCGCAGCGCTCGCCGTGCGCCTTGGTATCGCGCGCTCGATCGCGTCGCGCGGGCGTACCCGAAGGTGCCCGCGCTCGCCCCGATCGACTGGGCCGCGAAGAACCTCTACTTCACGCGCCGTCTGCACGCGGCGATTCGCGGCATCGAGCCCGATCTCGTCATCTCGTTCCTGCCGCCGGCGAACACACCTTCGTTGATCGCGGGCTGGATGTCGGGCGCGCACGTCGTCCCGACGAACCACAACGTGCCCGAGAAGGACTACGTCTCGAAGGAGCGCTGGGACCAGAACCCGATCGATCGGTTCCTCCGCCTCCAGACGCTCCACACCGCAGCGCGCGTGCACGTCATCTTCCCGACGTTCGCGGAGTGGTTCCCGCCGCGCATCCGCGAGAAGATCGTCGCGATCCAGAACTACGTGTCGCCCGAGTTCGAGAACGTCGAGTTCCCGAAGGTGCGTCGCAAGGAGATCGTCGCCGCAGGTCGTCTCGCGCCGGTCAAGGCGTTCGGCGATCTCGTCGACGCGTGGGCGCTCCTCGCGCGCAAGCACCCCGACTGGACCGTGAAGATCTACGGTGACGGCCCGGAGCGCGCGCGCCTCGCCCAGCGGATCGCGCAACACGGCCTCGGCGGTCGCGTGCAGCTCATGGGACACGAGGCGAACATGCGCGACGCCTACGTCAACGCGGAGATCCTCGCCCATCCCGCGCTGCACGAGGGGTTCGGCCTCTCGGTCGCGGAAGGGCTCGCGTGCGGGCTCCCGGTGGTCGCGTACGCCGACTGCGCAGGCGTCAACGAGTTCGTGCGCGACGGCGAGAACGGGCTGATGGTCGACCGCGCGCGCGGTCCCGCCGCGCTCGCCGATGCGATCGATCGACTCATCGTGGATCGCGAGCTCCGCGAGGGGCTCCGGCGCCGCGCCGCCGGATCGATCGAGTCGTTCACCCGCGCAGCGTTCCTCGCGCGCTGGGCCGAGATCCTCGACGACGTGAAGGCGGCGCGCGCCTCGTCGCGCGAGCAGGCATCGGGGCAGGTCACGCACGGAACGAGCCTCGGACAGCCCTCGCGATGATCGGCATCGACGGCGGAGCGAGCACGAGATGGAGCTGAACGAGACCATCGCGCTCCCGCGGCGCGGTGCAGCGCGGCAGTCGCTGGACCTGCGAGGCGCGAGTCGCTTCTTCATCGGCGACATCGTCGTGCGCGGCGGGCTCAAGAGCTACGAGCCCGAGGTCTTCGCGATGATGGGCGCGCTGATCGAGACGGCGAACGCGCCGGTCCGGCTGCTCGACATCGGGGCGAACGTCGGGGTCTTCTCGCTCACGATGGCGGCGACGTACGGCCCCGCGCTCCGCGTCACCGCGTTCGAGCCGATGCCGGACATCGCCGAGTTCGTTCGCGACGCGGCGTCGCGCAACGAGCTCGCGATCGACGTGAGGGAAATGGCTCTCGGCGCTCGCGACGAGCGAGCCAGCTTCTACGTGTCGAGCCGCAGCGACGCGTCGAGCTCTCTGAACCGCCGCTT is a window encoding:
- a CDS encoding membrane dipeptidase; translation: MKLSSHTLLALCLVLSTFGCDEAPPHVERPPAPEHDGVHSFASGCYAMDATEPGSTNTRWLVAAPGGETFTFSATTQDAGARFTMRAADLGTYLFFDAERHYLVAQEGTLARTSELLSDVLLIDDTYQSPAEWDLEPSAHDPDRFQLVHRASGRYLGTRGLVDDETRAAVIALYPTTGCAEFPELTLDAEGTIDPQRFDDGAVYGIVETHGHLFSNAGFGGGGQYHGAPFHRLGVEHALPSCEPFHGIDGRRDLIGFAFAGLGDLDVDALLPALITGQTPEPNHATDGYPTFTDWPNSWGSATHQTMYYRWLERAWMAGLRLFVQHATSNSVLCEFMAGLPGASPTRYSCNDMVATERSIEAAYALERYVDAQWGGPGRGWFRIVTTPEDARRVIDEGKLAVILGIETSNLFDCFLTPREGFPTCDEAHVRAQLDRYHELGVRAIFPVHKLDNAFSAGDGDRRVGQIGSFVNSGHWSSFVLDCPVVDSVFDHGDVVFGGLNMPREDYLAPAPNDMSGFADNPIGTLRPFLANLQEPPLEGDYCQSAGLTALGETLIRELMQRGMIIEVDHLPRRSFLRAYELLIEADYPAAGTHGNTHGGVIYELGGVSKTGLGRCSAPDRPGAMGDRLRDRIALIQAHGGYPAEGFGFDLNGFAGGPRPRFGEDSDCGTPQANGMEYPFESYRGDVTFTAPHLGERDVDFDTEGMLHIGLMPELIEDARNDGVTDEDLEPLFRSAEGYLRMWERAEARSAELRGE
- a CDS encoding DUF1552 domain-containing protein; this encodes MLARRRFLQGLALTAAAAPFTSFGLRALAGPGDPPLRLVLWPMMNGADPSHFWPSSVGATSLVTEPLRAFADQITYVRGLNVQGSDNHFAVRSIFTGAPVPDYLTADPRVRSLDQVVSAHVDASSPTPVRSVHLGVRPADSYDFYQLYGRSTLFFTPDGPVDYEASPVAAYDRLFAGGPVDPGPMEPAVDVEAEALAITEAELGDLGARVNGLTTEQEKIAQHLAAVRALRTTGEMPPPTTVSCETGTLASVERLRSALQGNPREAYKDEHFSNIFDAQVDVMARAMTCGLTRVATLQAGSADGNVLVPVNGGQPHHNTSHGDQALFARCQAWYMEKLARFLTAINVPDPLDPSGNTVLANTCVVVMAECLPSSHSSMGVPTMIIGRLGGRLRTNAIIDAAGATNRHVLKSICRAFGVSDADSGHFGGDELREVRS
- a CDS encoding DUF1592 domain-containing protein, with protein sequence MKLVQAIVIIGALAMASVGCVGNLGDGAAGPSGSGRPGDPNNPGNPNNPRPNEPVPACPDGDELGPRVLRRLTASELETTIRNVFTLDATAWSGPTTPPDAASGDGFTGDVDRLRVNETYASRLLETGRAVADAVSAQPRLSTLLPCATTGDEACARNFVTTYARRLFHRPPTDAELNRYLDAYRRITPAAGFATWVRTATIAMVQSPHVVWRSELGTVSGDGTAHLAGWEIATELAYTYTGAPPDDALLARAERGELDDPAMVREVARSLVLDEAGAVRPAFRRIALRFFEQWAGLAALPNITKDTELYPGFTPAVRDAMRRELDAYFDHVILEERGGVSDLLTSPSTYVDATLASYYGFGAAGGGDMIEAERPDGWGIGLLAQGGWLSVQANAEITSPTRRGHFIRDRILCQEIPPPPPTVGPLPEVDVGSVSTRERYEVLHASNESCNSCHRLMDPIGFGFEHLDAAGRRRETEGRFEIDDTGRLTNVSAGDIEFEGAEEIAAHLAELPEVEGCIATWVARHAYAIDRHDAACMAASARPQLEQDGGSFVDHWIALAGTAHFTSRR
- the ettA gene encoding energy-dependent translational throttle protein EttA, producing the protein MTDYIFTMKGVTKVHPPDKRIVTDLYLSFIPGAKIGVIGPNGMGKSSLLRIMAGEDKNFTGEAWIRPGARVGFVPQEPDIGRDRRVIDVVHEAVQPMRDALAKFEEISMKLGEVSDDDEMQKLLDEQAKLQDFIDAGDGWNLDTTLEIAMDALRLPPAEESVNHLSGGEKRRVALCRTLLQKPDLLLLDEPTNHLDAESVAWLETHLHEYPGTIVSITHDRYFLDNVAEWILELDRGEAYPFKGNYTGWLEQKEKRLEVEEKQDSARKRKIAQELEWVRQSPKARQAKSKARLQAYESLVSEAQKAKRTDNEIFIPPGERLGDTVIEAKNVSKSFGDRLLYENLSFLIPKGAIVGIIGPNGAGKTTLFRMITGQMKPDGGDIKVGETVKLMYVDQSRDALEPDNTVFKEISKGQDKIVVGKTEIPSRAYVGLFNFKGGDQQKVVKTLSGGERNRVHLAKVLTQGGNVLLLDEPTNDLDVETLRSLEGALLEWPGVALITSHDRWFLDRIATHILAFEGDSNVVWFTGTYQDYEADRKKRLGAEADRPHRIKYRKLTR